A single window of Acetohalobium arabaticum DSM 5501 DNA harbors:
- the mbhE gene encoding hydrogen gas-evolving membrane-bound hydrogenase subunit E, with translation MFLIILALGFTVAVIVSDMPTFGSKMVPSNNQVSQHYIKNSVEETKSHNIVGAILVDYRAYDTLIEIIVLFTTSVIVSSLFIIQNSDNSASQNKY, from the coding sequence GTGTTTTTAATTATTCTTGCTTTAGGCTTTACAGTTGCAGTTATTGTCAGTGATATGCCGACTTTTGGCAGTAAGATGGTGCCTAGTAATAATCAGGTCTCTCAGCATTACATTAAGAATAGCGTTGAAGAAACCAAATCTCACAATATTGTAGGGGCTATTTTAGTAGATTATCGAGCTTATGATACATTAATTGAGATAATTGTTCTATTTACCACTTCAGTTATTGTAAGTTCTTTGTTTATTATTCAGAATTCAGATAATTCTGCTTCTCAAAATAAATATTAA